The Xenopus laevis strain J_2021 chromosome 5L, Xenopus_laevis_v10.1, whole genome shotgun sequence genome has a segment encoding these proteins:
- the sec63.L gene encoding SEC63 homolog, protein translocation regulator L homeolog, whose translation MAGQQFQYDDSGNTFFYFLTSFVGLIVIPATYYLWPQDKNSEQARLKNIRHVYRSCSWYQLKLVKPQKNIVPTIKKIILLLGWVLFLFLAYKVSKTDREYQEYNPYEVLGLDAGATVSEIKKQYRHLSLKFHPDKGGDEVMFMRIAKAYAALTDDESRKNWEEHGNPDGPQATTFGIALPAWIVDQKNSMLVLLVYGLAFMVILPVVVGSWWYKSIRYSGDQILIRTTQIYTYFVYKTRNMDMKRLIMVLAGASEFDPQYNKDATSRPADNILIPQLIREIGSINLKKNEPPLTCPYSLKTRVLLLAHLSRMQIPETLKEDQQFMLKKCSALLQEMVNVICQLIIMARSREERELRPPSLSSLENCMKLSQMTVQGLQQFKSPLLQLPFIEEDHLRRVSSHKKFKIKSIRDLVSMKESDRRTLFNFLEDNSYEELLAVLGSFPHINMEIKTHVLDDEDSNKITVGSLVTVLVVLKRQTMAEVFEKEQSTCSAEDQPVDENQVEGCKTKKGWQQKNKTAKKSSKSKKKKPPKKKPAAQPLPQQKQIKQKQANGAVLNDVSVKDDEDEGSDKGSDSEDEDQNRDSQSDGSDKDSDRETDEKHGKDDEAEWQELQQSIQRKDRALLETKSKITHPVYSLYFPEEKQEWWWIYIADRKDQTLISMPYHLCTLKDQEEVELKFPAPNKPGNYQYTVFLRSDSYMGLDQIKPLKLEVHEAKPIPENHPQWDTTIEGDDDQGDSDGFEESYDEEDDEDEDD comes from the exons GAAAATCATTTTGCTTCTGGGATGGGtcttatttctttttcttgcCTACAAAGTTTCCAAAACTGACAGAGAATATCAGGAGTACAACCCATATGAAGTGTTAGGTTTGGATGCA gGGGCAACTGTCTCAGAAATCAAGAAACAATATCGTCATCTGTCTCTTAAATTTCATCCAGATAAAGGAGGAGATGAAGTAATGTTTATGAGGATAGCCAAAGCTTATGCAGC CTTAACAGATGACGAGTCCAGAAAAAACTGGGAAGAGCATGGTAACCCTGATGGCCCACAAG CTACAACCTTTGGCATAGCACTACCAGCGTGGATTGTGGACCAGAAAAATTCTATGCTG GTCTTACTTGTGTATGGATTAGCCTTCATGGTTATTCTACCAGTTGTTGTG GGTTCTTGGTGGTACAAATCCATCCGCTATAGTGGAGACCAGATCCTTATTCGCACTACACAAATATATAcctattttgtatataaaaccCGCAACATGGATATGAAAC GCCTGATCATGGTGTTGGCTGGGGCATCAGAATTTGATCCACAGTATAATAAGGATGCTACAAGTCGGCCAGCTGATAATATACTTATACCGCAG CTAATAAGAGAGATTGGAAGCATCAATCTAAAAAAGAATGAACCTCCTTTGACTTGTCCGTACAGCCTCAAGACTAGAGTTCTGCTTCTGGCACACCTTTCAAGGATGCAGATTCCTGAAACATTAAAAGAAg ATCAGCAGTTTATGTTGAAGAAATGCTCTGCTTTACTCCAAGAAATGGTTAATGTAATTTGTCAGCTCATTATCATGGCTCGTAGTCGTGAAG AAAGGGAGCTTAGGCCTCCTTCTTTGTCCTCATTGGAGAACTGCATGAAGCTCTCTCAGATGACTGTACAAGGACTTCAACAGTTTAAATCTCCTCTCCTGCAACTACCATTCATTGAAGAAGACCATTTGAGAAGAGTGTCCAGCCATAAGAAG TTCAAAATCAAGTCCATTCGAGATCTTGTCAGCATGAAGGAGTCTGATCGCCGCACCCTTTTTAATTTCTTAGAGGACAATAGTTATGAAGAGTTATTGGCTGTGCTTGGCAGCTTTCCACACATAAATATGGAGATAAAGACTCATG tgCTAGATGATGAGGATAGTAATAAAATCACAGTGGGTTCTCTTGTCACTGTTTTAGTGGTATTGAAAAGACAGACTATGGCT gaggTGTTTGAGAAAGAACAATCAACTTGCTCTGCAGAAGATCAGCCTGTTGATGAAAAT CAGGTGGAGGGTTGCAAAACGAAAAAGGGatggcaacaaaaaaataaaactgccaaAAAGTCTTCCAaatcgaagaaaaaaaaaccgCCAAAAAAGAAACCAGCAGCCCAACCTTTACCCCAGCAAAAGCAAATCAAACAAAAGCAAGCAAATGGAGCTGTTTTAAAC gaTGTCTCAGTAAAAGATGATGAAGACGAGGGTTCTGATAAAGGCAGTGATTCTGAAGATGAAGATCAGAACAGGGACTCTCAAAGCGATGGAAGCGATAAAGATTCGGACAGAGAAACGGATGAGAAACATGGAAAAGATGATGAAGCT GAATGGCAAGAGTTGCAACAAAGTATTCAGCGTAAAGATCGAGCACTCCTGGAAACCAAATCAAAGATAACTCATCCAGTCTACAGTCTTTATTTTCCAGAG gaaaaacaggAGTGGTGGTGGATTTACATTGCAGATAGAAAAGACCAAACATTAATATCTATGCCCTATCATTTGTGTACACTTAAGGATCAGGAAGAG GTGGAGCTTAAGTTTCCAGCACCGAATAAACCAGGAAATTATCAATATACTGTGTTTTTAAGGTCAGATTCGTATATGGGTTTGGATCAGATAAAACCATTGAAG CTGGAGGTTCATGAAGCTAAACCAATCCCAGAAAATCATCCACAGTGGGACACCACTATAGAAGGGGATGATGATCAGGGAGACAGTGATGGCTTTGAAGAAAGCTATGATGAGGAAGATGATGAAGATGAGGATGATTAA